The following are encoded in a window of Halosolutus halophilus genomic DNA:
- a CDS encoding AAA family ATPase, giving the protein MEPTNEPGAAAGDPQNVFTAIHTEVDRVLVGNEDAVEHLTIALLTRGHLLFEGVPGVAKTTLANLFARASGLDYRRIQMTPDVLPADITGTHIYRENTGEFQLQRGPIFSNLVVADEINRATPKTQSALLEAMEERSVTIEGETLSLPEPFMVVATQNPIEMEGVFELPEAQRDRFVFKLTVELPARATEREVLDRFDDRPDLGPADIESAIGPEAIRAARATAMDVYVAEPVKEYILDLVDATREHPDVEYGASPRASLAFLDGAKARAAIRGREYAIPDDVKALAHPILAHRLVLTTDADLGHVTPDEIISKIVDGVELPDVNVPDAA; this is encoded by the coding sequence ATGGAGCCGACGAACGAGCCCGGGGCCGCGGCAGGCGACCCACAGAACGTGTTCACGGCGATCCACACGGAAGTCGACCGCGTCCTGGTCGGCAACGAGGACGCGGTCGAACACCTCACGATCGCCCTGTTGACTCGGGGGCATCTCTTATTCGAGGGCGTCCCGGGGGTTGCGAAGACGACGCTCGCCAATCTGTTTGCGCGGGCGTCCGGCCTGGACTACCGCCGCATCCAGATGACGCCGGACGTCCTCCCGGCGGACATCACCGGCACGCACATCTACCGCGAAAACACCGGCGAATTCCAGCTCCAGCGGGGCCCCATCTTTTCGAATCTGGTCGTCGCCGACGAGATCAATCGGGCGACGCCGAAAACCCAGAGCGCGTTGCTCGAGGCGATGGAAGAGCGGAGCGTCACGATCGAAGGGGAGACGCTCTCGCTGCCGGAGCCGTTCATGGTCGTCGCGACGCAGAACCCGATCGAGATGGAGGGCGTCTTCGAGCTGCCGGAGGCCCAGCGCGATCGCTTCGTGTTCAAGCTCACGGTCGAGTTGCCCGCCCGCGCGACCGAACGCGAGGTCCTCGATCGGTTCGACGACCGGCCGGACCTCGGGCCAGCGGACATCGAGTCGGCGATCGGTCCCGAGGCGATCCGCGCTGCACGCGCGACGGCGATGGACGTCTACGTCGCCGAGCCGGTCAAGGAGTACATCCTCGATCTCGTCGACGCGACCCGCGAGCATCCGGACGTCGAGTATGGTGCGTCGCCCCGAGCGAGTCTCGCATTTCTCGACGGCGCGAAGGCCCGGGCGGCGATTCGGGGCCGCGAGTACGCGATTCCGGACGACGTCAAAGCGCTCGCACACCCGATCCTGGCCCATCGGCTCGTGTTAACCACCGACGCCGATCTCGGGCACGTGACCCCCGACGAGATCATCTCGAAGATCGTCGACGGCGTCGAGCTGCCGGATGTGAACGTGCCCGACGCGGCGTGA